The Medicago truncatula cultivar Jemalong A17 chromosome 4, MtrunA17r5.0-ANR, whole genome shotgun sequence genome includes a region encoding these proteins:
- the LOC11436323 gene encoding temperature-induced lipocalin-1 → MGNTVGKDKEVVKGVDLERYMGRWYEIASFPSFFQPKNGENTRATYTLNSDGTVHVLNETWNNGKRTSIEGSAYKADPKSDEAKLKVKFYVPPFLPIIPAVGDYWILYLDEDYQYALIGGPTNKFLWILSRQPHLDETIYNQLVEKAKEEGYDVSKLHKTPQSDPPPE, encoded by the exons ATGGGAAACACCGTAGGGAAGGACAAGGAGGTTGTGAAGGGTGTAGACTTGGAGAGGTACATGGGTCGATGGTACGAAATAGCTTCTTTCCCTTCATTCTTTCAGCCCAAAAATGGAGAGAACACAAGAGCCACATACACTCTAAACAGTGATGGGACTGTTCATGTTCTCAATGAGACTTGGAATAATGGTAAAAGAACCTCTATAGAAGGAAGTGCTTATAAGGCTGACCCCAAAAGTGATGAAGCTAAGCTCAAGGTCAAATTCTATGTTCCTCCATTCTTGCCAATTATTCCTGCTGTTGGAGATTACTGGATTTTGTACCTTGATGAAGATTATCAATATGCTCTCATTGGCGGGCCTACCAATAAATTTCTTTGG ATACTATCCAGGCAACCCCATTTGGATGAAACAATCTACAACCAGCTTGTTGAGAAAGCTAAGGAAGAAGGCTATGATGTGAGTAAATTGCACAAGACTCCACAGAGTGATCCTCCACCTGAGTAA
- the LOC11427119 gene encoding temperature-induced lipocalin-1, with the protein MANKEMDVARGVDLKRYMGRWYEIACFPSRFQPSDGKNTRATYTLRDDGTVNVLNETWSGGKRSYIEGTAYKADPNSDEAKLKVKFYVPPMLPIIPVTGDYWVLHLDHDYHYALIGQPSRNYLWILCRQPHLDEEIYNELVQKAKEEGYDVSKLRKTPQSDTPPEQEGPEDTKGIWWFKSLFGK; encoded by the exons ATGGCAAACAAAGAAATGGATGTTGCGAGAGGTGTGGATTTGAAGCGTTACATGGGTCGGTGGTACGAGATAGCGTGTTTTCCATCAAGGTTTCAACCAAGTGATGGTAAGAACACAAGAGCAACCTACACTCTGAGAGATGATGGAACTGTGAATGTTCTGAATGAGACTTGGAGTGGTGGAAAAAGAAGTTACATTGAAGGTACTGCTTATAAAGCTGATCCTAATAGTGATGAGGCTAAACTTAAGGTCAAATTCTATGTTCCTCCAATGCTTCCTATCATTCCTGTTACTGGGGATTATTGGGTTTTGCACCTTGATCATGATTATCATTATGCTCTTATTGGACAACCTAGCAGGAATTATCTTTGG ATATTATGCAGGCAACCCCATTTGGATGAAGAAATCTACAACGAGCTTGTTCAGAAAGCTAAGGAAGAAGGGTATGATGTGAGCAAACTGCGCAAGACTCCACAAAGTGATACTCCACCTGAGCAAGAAGGTCCTGAAGACACCAAAGGAATTTGGTGGTTCAAATCCCTgtttggaaaataa
- the LOC11436322 gene encoding glycerophosphodiester phosphodiesterase GDPDL6: protein MLRRLFLFSFLLHSTLAQKPAVPHHHPIAPHQPVVPNPIPVKKWSTLSGNEPLVIARGGFSGLFPEGTEKAIELSQDISIFLCNLQLTNDGGAFCVTGATLDNSTTIEMFDPKQKTYNINGRDVQGHFSTDYSGVQIENDVKMTQAIFSRPDFFDGVFPVANVDALLSTKTPPKFWLNVQNAGFYTQYGKKAVEVVLEILRALPVDFVSSPDIGFLKSIARQPNKATKVVFQLLNAMDVEPQTKQPYGIIIKDLVAIKSFASGIMVPKEFILPVKPDKYLGLPTTLVADAHKLGLEVYASGFANDLFSSYSYNYDPTAEYLQFIDSRDSVDGVVTDFPTTASNAIGCFAHNNTLPKKGPTLIISSNGSSGVYPGSTDLAYQQAITDGADIIDCSVQMTKDGIAFCANTIDLLEISTALPKFMARSSSVPELQPKNGIFSFDLTWTEIQTLKPQMVNPFGNEFQRNPANKNNGKFVTLPEFLDLAKTKAVFGILIHIQNAAYLASKKGLDIVGAVTAALSNATFDKQATQQVFIQSDDSSVLSKFKDIPSYKRVLLIENIIDDIPVQTVEEIKKYAEVVNIPKLDVIKGSNSLLIGLTNVVKELKGANLTVFVHILKNEYLSLAFDFWSDPNVEIATYMELVDGIVTEFPATAYRFMKSPCSDPNHGLAILPAHPGDLLTMAPDLLKPKDEPPRTLQVADVVDPPLPPVINLAKAEPPAAPTPPPPASGVRAYGANSVISLVAVLVVEMFYAGH from the exons atgctcaGAAGGTTGTTTCTGTTTTCATTTTTGCTTCATTCAACGTTGGCCCAAAAACCTGCCGTTCCTCATCATCATCCTATAGCTCCACATCAACCTGTAGTACCTAATCCTATCCCTGTCAAGAAATGGTCAACATTAAGTG GAAATGAACCACTTGTAATAGCCCGTGGTGGTTTTTCAGGACTTTTTCCAGAAGGTACTGAGAAAGCAATTGAACTATCACAAGACATAAGCATTTTCTTGTGCAATCTTCAGCTGACAAATGATGGTGGTGCCTTTTGTGTGACTGGGGCTACCCTTGACAATTCAACAACTATAGAAATGTTTGATCCTAAGCAGAAAACTTACAATATCAATGGGAGGGATGTGCAAGGACACTTTTCTACAGATTACTCTGGTGTTCAGATTGAGAATGATGTAAAAA TGACTCAAGCCATATTTTCTCGACCCGATTTTTTCGATGGTGTTTTCCCAGTTGCTAATGTTGATGCTCTCCTAAGTACCAAAACACCACCAAAGTTTTGGTTGAATGTTCAG aaTGCAGGTTTCTACACCCAATACGGCAAAAAAGCAGTAGAAGTTGTTCTGGAGATTTTGAGAGCTCTTCCAGTAGACTTTGTTTCATCTCCAGATATTGGTTTCTTGAAGAGTATCGCCAGGCAACCAAACAAAGCAACCAAAGTCGTCTTTCAACTTCTTAACGCTATGGATGTCGAACCACAAACCAAACAACCATACGGAATTATAATAAAGGATCTTGTGGCAATCAAATCATTTGCATCAGGCATCATGGTCCCAAAAGAATTCATATTGCCTGTTAAACCAGACAAATATCTAGGACTTCCCACAACACTTGTAGCTGATGCACATAAATTAGGACTAGAAGTATATGCTTCTGGTTTTGCTAATGATTTGTTTTCAAGTTACAGTTATAACTATGACCCTACTGCTGAGTACCTTCAATTTATTGACAGTAGAGATAGTGTTGACGGTGTTGTCACTGATTTCCCAACTACGGCATCAAATGCCATTG ggtgCTTTGCGCACAACAACACTTTGCCCAAAaaag GACCGACATTAATCATAAGCAGCAACGGATCAAGTGGTGTTTACCCAGGCAGCACTGATCTTGCATATCAGCAAGCTATAACCGATGGCGCTGACATCATAGATTGCTCAGTTCAAATGACAAAAGATGGAATTGCCTTTTGCGCAAATACCATAGATCTTTTAGAAATAAGCACTGCTTTGCCTAAATTCATGGCTCGATCTTCCAGTGTCCCTGAACTTCAACCAAAAAATGGAATTTTCTCCTTTGATCTTACATGGACCGAGATTCAAACATTAAAAC CTCAAATGGTCAACCCTTTCGGCAACGAGTTTCAAAGAAACCCAGCAAATAAGAACAACGGTAAATTTGTTACCCTGCCTGAATTTTTGGATTTGGCCAAGACAAAGGCAGTTTTTGGCATTTTGATCCACATACAG AATGCTGCTTACCTCGCATCAAAGAAGGGTCTTGACATTGTAGGTGCTGTCACCGCTGCTTTGAGCAATGCTACCTTTGACAAGCAGGCCACACAACAAGTCTTCATCCAATCAGATGACAGTTCGGTCCTATCCAAGTTTAAGGATATCCCATCTTACAAAAGGGTGTTGctcattgaaaatataatagaCGATATACCAGTACAAACAGTGGAAGAAATTAAGAAGTACGCAGAAGTAGTGAATATTCCTAAACTCGATGTTATTAAAGGATCTAATTCGTTGTTGATAGGATTGACAAATGTTGTTAAAGAGTTGAAAGGTGCAAACCTAACAGTATTCGTCCATATTCTCAAAAATGAATACTTGTCGCTGGCATTCGATTTTTGGTCAGATCCAAATGTTGAGATTGCTACTTACATGGAGCTTGTTGATGGCATCGTGACCGAATTTCCAGCCACTGCATACAGATTTATGA AAAGCCCGTGTAGCGATCCGAATCACGGGCTTGCCATCTTACCAGCACATCCTGGTGATCTTTTAACTATGGCTCCAGATCTTTTGAAACCAAAAGATGAACCTCCTAGAACTCTACAAGTTGCAGACGTTGTTGATCCACCTCTTCCTCCAGTGATTAACCTAGCTAAAGCTGAGCCTCCTGCTGCACCTACTCCTCCACCACCTGCTTCAGGTGTAAGGGCATATGGTGCCAACTCTGTTATCTCCCTAGTAGCagttttggtggttgaaatgTTTTACGCTGGCCattga